TAATGATTGTTGTTTCTTATTTAGAAAACACATTTCTTATCTATCAAATTTAAATGGAGGATTTTATAATTGATGACTGAAAATTTCTTTACACGTTTACAAAAAGATGAAAAATATATTATGAAGTGTTGCTATTATGTATTTGCCGTCAATGGACTTTATGGAATGATTATGGGAAGTTTACTTCCATATATTAGTGATGCTTACAACTTGAGTGATACGATCAGTGGATCTTTAATCTCTTCTCATTACGTTGGAAATCTTCTAGCAAGCTTTATTGCCGGAATCCTTCCTCTTTACTTAGGTCGAAAACGATCTATTATTTTTCTTTCTAGTTTTGTAACTATCGGATTTGCGATGATGATTGTAACTGGAAATCCTCTTCTCCTATTGCTATCCTTTTTCTTCACGGGAGTCAGTCGTGGAAGTATCTCGAACTTTAATAATACAATTGTAAATGAGATTTCTGATAGTAGTCCTGCTGCAATGAGTTTTTTACATAGTGTTTTTGCTATCGGAGCTCTTCTAGCACCTTATTTAGTTATTGTTTCTTCAAACTTCTTTGGCTTAAACGGGTGGCGCGTTGCTGCAGGTGTCATTATCGTATTAACAGCTATTTCTATTCCTCTTTTCTCTCGTATGAAAATGAAAGATCGAGTAGTCGAAAAAGGCTCCGCTACTTCTTATGAATTTATGAAACAAAGTTCATTTTGGATTTCAGCTGGAATTTTATTCTTTTACTTGTGTGGCGAATCAACCATTAACGGTTGGCTTGTAAAATATTTTGTGGATTCAAATATTTTAACAATCGGTTATTCTCAATTTCTAGCTAGTCTATTATGGATGGGAGTACTAATCGGACGCTTGAGTGTTTCTGCAATTGGAGATCGCTTTGCTCGCAGAAAGATTCTATATGTTTTGAGTATCTCTACCACTATTTTCTTCATTATTTTACTTTCTTCAAGAAATCAAACGGTTATTACCATTACTATTCTAGGTTTAGGGTTGTCAATGGCAGGTATTTATCCTACTACCGTGGCAGCTACTGGTAAATTTATAAAAGAATATCCAATGGCTATGGGTGTGCTTTTAGTATTAGGTGGAATTGGTTCTATTGTGATGCCAACTCTAACCGGAGCATTATCCGATCGCTTTGGACTCTTTTATGGAATGGCCGCAATTGGTGTAGCCTTAGGAATGATGATTCTATGCGTATTTCTATATGGGTATAAAGACAAGAATTATACTGAAAAGGTATAAAAAAGAATATTTACAGAAAACCAAAAAAGCTCTACCTATTATAAAAATAGGTAGAGCTTTTTTGGATTTTTATTTATAGAAATTCTGTAAAGTTTGGTTTACATAAGCTACTGGTAACCCTACTACATTCAGATAATCGCCTTCTATTCCTGAAATCCATAAACTAGGCATTTCTTGAATTCCATAACCACCTGCCTTGTCAAAAGGACTCCCACTAGCAATGTAATTTCTTATTTCTTTTTCCATTTGTGGATTCCAATCAAAGAAATGTACCTTTGTTTCCACTGAAAAGTTTTCTTTTTGCTGATCGGTTTGAATACTAACTCCTGTTATCACAGAGTGACTTTTCCCTGCATAAGAACGTAACATTTCAAAAGCTTCTTCTGGGTTATTGGGCTTACCTAAAACTCTATTTTCATGGACCACAATTGTATCCGCTCCGATGATGATCGCATCTTCATTTTTTTGAAGGATAACTTTTGCTTTCTCATTGGCAAGGGTCTTTACTAAACTAGTAGCTTGTTCCAAAAAAGTTTCGTGGGTGGTTTTTTCCATGACCTGACTTTCGATCGCACGTTCTTCTATATCAGCCACTTGAATCGAAAATTCTTTTACACACAAATGGAGAAGTTCTTTTCTTCGAGGTGACTGACTTGCTAAAATTATTCTCTTCGTCATCTGAGTGCCACCTTTTAGCTAATCTTTTCTTCGGTTGTTTTTTTAAATGTATCCTTATCTTCTGTAATTAAAATAGGGGCATATTCTGGCCAGGCTTCTTCTAATTCCATCTCGGCACTGCTACTGACAATTAAAAATTCAGCTTTTCTTTTAAAAATACTTTCTAATTCCGGAATAAAACTTAAAAAATCAGGTACCTGTTCTAAAAGAATAGCCGCACTACCTTTCTTTTTAAATGTTTTTGCAATCAAATACTTTTTTGTTCGTTGGGATTCGATCATACTTCCTCCTTATAATTTTGAATCGTTTAGATTTTTATCTGCTTTCTCTTTTTTCTAGTATATCAGGTTTTAATAGCCTTCGACTAATTGATTGCTGAATGCTATACTTTTAGACAGAATTCTTTTAAGGAGTGTAGCAAACATTGCGAAAAAAACAATTATGGAGTTGGGGAATGGTAGGAATCTGGATGACTATCATTTTTTTATTCTCAGCACAACAGGGAAGTTCCTCTGGTTCACTAAGTACTTCTGTTTTAAATATGGTTTCTTCAACATGGGCCTTTATTTTTCCTAGTCTTCCCTTTGATGAACAATACCTTCATTTATTTATTCGAAAAGGCGCTCACTTTTCTGTCTATTTCATTTTAGGTGGACTCGTTTCTAATGCTTTCCGTACGAGTGGGGTCTCTTTCAAAAAACAAATAGGCTATGCATTTATTTTTAGTACACTTTATGCAGCAAGTGATGAATTTCATCAAAGTTTTGTTCCAGGTAGAGGGCCTAGCATCGTTGATGTCGGAATAGATAGCGTAGGAGCTGCAGTAGGTATTTTCTTTTATCATGGAACCAGAAAAATAATCCTCCCTCTATTAAAAAAATAAAACTTTCTTTTTGAGTGCTCCTTTGTATTTTTTGTTTCTGCACAATAAGCGAATCGAAAATTTAATGTAATAAAACCAGGAAAAATGATATCAAAATCATCTTTCCTGGTTTTTTATTTTATTTTTAAAATATTAATATCTTTTTCATTTATTTGGACTTGATAAATTATTTTATTATCCTCAGTAATTCGGTACATTCCTATTTCTATTTCTTCAATCTGTATATTCGGAGCCGATAAATCTGATCGATAAGGATAAAGAACCGTAATATAATTTTGAGCAATTGAAGCAGAACTGGTGTAAATTATTTTTCGACTTTCTCGATATAAATCATTTATATCAGATAGTTTTCCAATTTCCACCGTTATCTCTTGAAATGGATAGTTAAAAATCTTTACATGTACTTCTTGATCTAGCCCTTCTACCTCCTGTCCCTGTTGTCGGATTTCTTTATAATCTAAGTGAAACGTTCTCGCTAACGTATCCGATTCGTTTCTATTACTTAGCGAATCAATAACCAGTAGGAATTTATGATCCACTAAAGATAAATATCTTTCTACTACAGTAGGCTTATAAGATTCATGATAACCATGGGACGTTATGGAATGTTTTCCTTCTTTTAAAAAATCAAGCTCTCCTTTTTGTTGAGGCCCATATCCCCAGGTACTCCTATACTCAAAGTGGTCTTGATGATTCAACATAACGGTACTATGAGAAGCTGTTGATTTAAATTCTCGTCTTTTTTCTGACTCTTTGTAGCTATATAAACCTGGATCACAAATAATATTTTTATTAAGAGCAATATATTCAAAAGATAATAAATCAATGTGAGCATGTTGATTTTGAATGGGACTTCTGCACGTATGCACAAAACTATGAGCATCTTTCGTCCAATCACTTCTAACAAATGATTG
The Jeotgalibaca sp. MA1X17-3 genome window above contains:
- a CDS encoding sugar MFS transporter; amino-acid sequence: MTENFFTRLQKDEKYIMKCCYYVFAVNGLYGMIMGSLLPYISDAYNLSDTISGSLISSHYVGNLLASFIAGILPLYLGRKRSIIFLSSFVTIGFAMMIVTGNPLLLLLSFFFTGVSRGSISNFNNTIVNEISDSSPAAMSFLHSVFAIGALLAPYLVIVSSNFFGLNGWRVAAGVIIVLTAISIPLFSRMKMKDRVVEKGSATSYEFMKQSSFWISAGILFFYLCGESTINGWLVKYFVDSNILTIGYSQFLASLLWMGVLIGRLSVSAIGDRFARRKILYVLSISTTIFFIILLSSRNQTVITITILGLGLSMAGIYPTTVAATGKFIKEYPMAMGVLLVLGGIGSIVMPTLTGALSDRFGLFYGMAAIGVALGMMILCVFLYGYKDKNYTEKV
- a CDS encoding heparinase II/III family protein, with product MRVLECGIRLYKTWPLLIEHLSSSDLFTEEILELYLVSIYKQAEIIREVAPQLWPNADHNHYLMECLGLFETALLFPEINKSEEWKVFSYDELMRCSKNQLTDQGGQIEGCPSYHNGCMYWFGLVLILANKYSIPVSEDYKERFIQNLNYSLYSMRPTGKSFPIGDSHANDLSIMAATYGYLALDDLYWLKHLNMFMTTEKIKEKSFSYIWDTNNIEKYMEDLNSLEPLPASEALPLHLFNSELGQSFVRSDWTKDAHSFVHTCRSPIQNQHAHIDLLSFEYIALNKNIICDPGLYSYKESEKRREFKSTASHSTVMLNHQDHFEYRSTWGYGPQQKGELDFLKEGKHSITSHGYHESYKPTVVERYLSLVDHKFLLVIDSLSNRNESDTLARTFHLDYKEIRQQGQEVEGLDQEVHVKIFNYPFQEITVEIGKLSDINDLYRESRKIIYTSSASIAQNYITVLYPYRSDLSAPNIQIEEIEIGMYRITEDNKIIYQVQINEKDINILKIK
- a CDS encoding VanZ family protein: MRKKQLWSWGMVGIWMTIIFLFSAQQGSSSGSLSTSVLNMVSSTWAFIFPSLPFDEQYLHLFIRKGAHFSVYFILGGLVSNAFRTSGVSFKKQIGYAFIFSTLYAASDEFHQSFVPGRGPSIVDVGIDSVGAAVGIFFYHGTRKIILPLLKK
- a CDS encoding nucleoside triphosphate pyrophosphatase — protein: MTKRIILASQSPRRKELLHLCVKEFSIQVADIEERAIESQVMEKTTHETFLEQATSLVKTLANEKAKVILQKNEDAIIIGADTIVVHENRVLGKPNNPEEAFEMLRSYAGKSHSVITGVSIQTDQQKENFSVETKVHFFDWNPQMEKEIRNYIASGSPFDKAGGYGIQEMPSLWISGIEGDYLNVVGLPVAYVNQTLQNFYK
- a CDS encoding DUF6718 family protein; protein product: MIESQRTKKYLIAKTFKKKGSAAILLEQVPDFLSFIPELESIFKRKAEFLIVSSSAEMELEEAWPEYAPILITEDKDTFKKTTEEKIS